In Sorghum bicolor cultivar BTx623 chromosome 10, Sorghum_bicolor_NCBIv3, whole genome shotgun sequence, one genomic interval encodes:
- the LOC110431052 gene encoding uncharacterized protein LOC110431052 isoform X2 has protein sequence MVKAQSKECATFGGAVFLCNHLTRKECFDKKIFGLPRFCADFVEKVKAGTTLFLYDVDQCKLHGVFEATSDGAVDIIPDAYVTSGKGYPSQIRFKRIWFCKPLMFSEFQDAVQNYSVKNKFSYGLSHQQVAKLLHLFSSQNRLQLPQNPRLQDDLSGDLETSSLAKVTDVQSSPNSSSCGSFRSTCQTCSSTTLGEHTASLGEKLIDPEALVHRGLQSDISDVAKSERSKSPLQSGADMATVTVPGNQEAMHDQSTDDYIPLPQEEDTFEVVDDLFGLLKDESHSSESKGTSDSENHTTFHHVYIRKEDECYPPILDSKLRADSEGRTSVFSRLVRKNEIHNHRKRFKTEAFPPRSAEFSNALSQRKKQRKAQHNRPFPCHNDGMLDMPSADRLNKAPASNRSFVWTKSSGGKQSGIQTGLGPFLCEDGNKQDVSSKQPARYNTCKKSFVPQGCPKLIVSCDKGFNMPTVFAGVHDCNEDNVKEMRTPFLNCKWPGKVVCSKDVEGEGRKKKRQATASFYQEYPSDTALIPKGTKTMDMLAVPDENFKEKSITLSSKDIRTQLAIPYLDDKVRLQDEQQQSFEYGEDAICDSSLILEGSKTMETLDEQSFGVRKSLLSDETQSHVAADYLGTGTSLQQKETQSIRSCHRVVNGDKILLVGKSETVDFLPGHDEDCENKKILPSDESDRLGTSCYLETEMPLLQKQTPNVLSCSEVVHDDEVLIPEIPEVMSPKFDADCGNQVMSFCSGYREEVCHAKNYREVVPSDPAPVREDCGPPLHGDSAKKNFLFDKTSEHVSTGHQDTVMLPHDEHNHSCCGDTSAVLECTIVDTGSGDGGSEHKNSCDEKDGGTLYLVTVCKDTFSCDGSRSCAPTNDQVCSEVMLLKDEGQYQNLQSNSNSVDSFAVSSEGCGSKSGISVHQVADLVGTNAESRTSFVNDFSSESTETFGASALGGEEADRNVNRSEPYAEPPILQHDPGEAMEQL, from the exons ATGGTGAAGGCACAGAGTAAAGAGTGTGCAACCTTTGGTGGTGCAGTTTTTCTGTGCAACCATCTGACCAGGAAGGAGTGCTTTGACAAGAAAATTTTTGGCCTCCCTCGTTTCTGTGCTGATTTTGTAGAGAAAGTTAAAGCTGGCACAACTTTATTCTTATATGATGTTGATCAGTGTAAGCTTCATGGTGTTTTTGAAGCAACTTCAGATGGGGCTGTGGACATTATTCCTGATGCATATGTCACATCAGGAAAGGGGTATCCTTCTCAG ATACGTTTCAAGAGGATTTGGTTTTGCAAGCCTTTGATGTTTAGTGAATTTCAAGATGCTGTTCAGAACTATTCtgttaaaaacaagtttagttaTGGTTTGTCACATCAACAG GTTGCAAAGCTTCTCCATTTGTTTTCTTCACAGAACAGGTTGCAGCTTCCTCAGAATCCAAGATTACAAGATGATCTCTCAGGGGACCTTGAGACTTCTTCTCTGGCTAAAGTAACTGATGTGCAGTCCAGCCCAAACAGCAGTTCATGTGGTTCATTCAGAAGCACTTGTCAAACATGTTCCTCCACCACTCTTGGGGAGCATACAGCATCACTGGGTGAAAAATTAATTGATCCTGAGGCATTAGTGCACAGAGGTCTACAATCAGACATCTCTGATGTGGCTAAGTCCGAGAGATCAAAATCTCCACTGCAATCTGGAGCAGATATGGCCACTGTCACCGTACCTGGCAACCAAGAAGCAATGCATGACCAATCTACTGATGACTATATACCTCTTCCCCAGGAGGAAGATACTTTTGAAGTTGTTGATGATCTATTTGGGTTGCTAAAAGATGAGAGCCACTCTTCTGAATCTAAGGGTACCAGTGACTCTGAAAACCATACTACTTTCCACCATGTTTATATTAGGAAGGAAGATGAATGCTATCCACCCATCTTAGATTCCAAACTCCGTGCTGACAGTGAAGGGCGAACAAGTGTGTTTTCTCGGTTAGTGAGAAAGAATGAAATCCACAACCATAGAAAAAGGTTCAAGACTGAAGCATTTCCACCAAGGAGTGCTGAGTTTAGCAATGCCCTTTCCCAGAGGAAAAAACAGCGGAAGGCACAGCATAACAGGCCATTTCCATGTCATAATGATGGAATGCTGGATATGCCTTCAGCTGATAGACTGAACAAAGCTCCAGCATCTAATCGTTCATTTGTCTGGACCAAGTCTTCTGGGGGAAAGCAGAGCGGAATTCAGACGGGCCTGGGTCCATTTCTATGTGAGGATGGAAATAAACAGGATGTATCTAGCAAACAACCTGCCAGATACAACACTTGTAAAAAGTCATTTGTTCCTCAAGGTTGTCCAAAATTGATAGTCTCCTGTGACAAAGGATTCAATATGCCCACAGTATTTGCTGGAGTACATGACTGCAATGAGGACAATGTTAAAGAAATGAGAACCCCGTTCTTGAACTGTAAATGGCCTGGTAAGGTGGTTTGCAGTAAGGATGTTGAGGGAgaaggaaggaagaagaagaggcaAGCAACAGCATCCTTCTATCAAGAGTATCCGAGTGACACTGCATTGATTCCTAAAGGCACCAAAACCATGGATATGCTTGCAGTACCTGATGAAAACTTTAAAGAGAAGAGCATCACTTTGTCGTCTAAGGACATACGTACTCAGTTAGCTATACCTTATCTTGATGACAAGGTGCGCCTGCAAGATGAACAGCAGCAAAGCTTTGAGTACGGTGAAGATGCCATATGTGATTCATCACTGATTCTTGAAGGTTCTAAAACTATGGAGACGTTGGATGAGCAGAGTTTTGGAGTTAGGAAGAGTTTATTGAGTGATGAAACTCAGAGTCATGTGGCTGCTGATTATTTGGGCACTGGAACATCCCTCCAACAGAAAGAAACACAAAGCATTAGGAGCTGCCATAGAGTGGTTAATGGTGATAAAATATTGCTCGTTGGAAAATCTGAAACCGTGGATTTCTTGCCAGGCCAtgatgaagattgtgaaaacaaGAAGATTTTACCTTCTGATGAGAGTGATAGGCTTGGTACCTCCTGTTATCTGGAAACTGAAATGCCCTTGCTGCAGAAACAAACACCAAATGTTCTGAGCTGTTCTGAAGTAGTTCATGATGATGAAGTGCTGATTCCAGAAATCCCTGAAGTTATGTCTCCTAAGTTTGATGCAGACTGTGGAAATCAGGTTATGAGTTTCTGTTCTGGTTATAGGGAAGAGGTATGCCATGCTAAAAACTATCGTGAAGTAGTCCCTAGTGATCCTGCACCAGTTCGTGAAGACTGTGGACCACCACTGCATGGAGACAGTGCAAAAAAGAATTTCTTATTTGATAAAACTTCAGAACATGTGTCTACAGGTCATCAAGATACTGTTATGCTCCCCCATGACGAACATAACCACAGCTGTTGCGGTGATACTTCGGCTGTTCTGGAATGTACCATTGTGGACACAGGTAGTGGGGATGGAGGAAGTGAACACAAGAACTCCTGTGATGAGAAAGATGGTGGAACTCTGTATTTGGTGACTGTTTGTAAAGACACTTTCTCATGTGATGGAAGTCGCAGTTGTGCACCTACAAATGATCAGGTATGCAGTGAAGTCATGCTGCTTAAAGACGAGGGGCAATACCAAAATCTCCAAAGCAACTCCAACTCTGTGGACTCCTTTGCAGTCTCATCTGAAGGCTGTGGAAGCAAGAGTGGGATATCTGTTCATCAGGTCGCTGATCTTGTCGGAACAAACGCAGAGTCCAGGACAAGTTTCGTCAATGACTTTTCAAGTGAATCTACCGAGACTTTCGGCGCTTCTGCTTTGGGTGGTGAAGAAGCAGACCGCAACGTCAACAGGTCGGAACCCTACGCAGAGCCACCCATACTTCAGCATGATCCTGGGGAAGCAATGGAACAGCTGTGA
- the LOC110431052 gene encoding uncharacterized protein LOC110431052 isoform X1 — protein MLSRNSVDFGMVKAQSKECATFGGAVFLCNHLTRKECFDKKIFGLPRFCADFVEKVKAGTTLFLYDVDQCKLHGVFEATSDGAVDIIPDAYVTSGKGYPSQIRFKRIWFCKPLMFSEFQDAVQNYSVKNKFSYGLSHQQVAKLLHLFSSQNRLQLPQNPRLQDDLSGDLETSSLAKVTDVQSSPNSSSCGSFRSTCQTCSSTTLGEHTASLGEKLIDPEALVHRGLQSDISDVAKSERSKSPLQSGADMATVTVPGNQEAMHDQSTDDYIPLPQEEDTFEVVDDLFGLLKDESHSSESKGTSDSENHTTFHHVYIRKEDECYPPILDSKLRADSEGRTSVFSRLVRKNEIHNHRKRFKTEAFPPRSAEFSNALSQRKKQRKAQHNRPFPCHNDGMLDMPSADRLNKAPASNRSFVWTKSSGGKQSGIQTGLGPFLCEDGNKQDVSSKQPARYNTCKKSFVPQGCPKLIVSCDKGFNMPTVFAGVHDCNEDNVKEMRTPFLNCKWPGKVVCSKDVEGEGRKKKRQATASFYQEYPSDTALIPKGTKTMDMLAVPDENFKEKSITLSSKDIRTQLAIPYLDDKVRLQDEQQQSFEYGEDAICDSSLILEGSKTMETLDEQSFGVRKSLLSDETQSHVAADYLGTGTSLQQKETQSIRSCHRVVNGDKILLVGKSETVDFLPGHDEDCENKKILPSDESDRLGTSCYLETEMPLLQKQTPNVLSCSEVVHDDEVLIPEIPEVMSPKFDADCGNQVMSFCSGYREEVCHAKNYREVVPSDPAPVREDCGPPLHGDSAKKNFLFDKTSEHVSTGHQDTVMLPHDEHNHSCCGDTSAVLECTIVDTGSGDGGSEHKNSCDEKDGGTLYLVTVCKDTFSCDGSRSCAPTNDQVCSEVMLLKDEGQYQNLQSNSNSVDSFAVSSEGCGSKSGISVHQVADLVGTNAESRTSFVNDFSSESTETFGASALGGEEADRNVNRSEPYAEPPILQHDPGEAMEQL, from the exons ATGTTATCAAGGAATTCAGTTGATTTTGGAATGGTGAAGGCACAGAGTAAAGAGTGTGCAACCTTTGGTGGTGCAGTTTTTCTGTGCAACCATCTGACCAGGAAGGAGTGCTTTGACAAGAAAATTTTTGGCCTCCCTCGTTTCTGTGCTGATTTTGTAGAGAAAGTTAAAGCTGGCACAACTTTATTCTTATATGATGTTGATCAGTGTAAGCTTCATGGTGTTTTTGAAGCAACTTCAGATGGGGCTGTGGACATTATTCCTGATGCATATGTCACATCAGGAAAGGGGTATCCTTCTCAG ATACGTTTCAAGAGGATTTGGTTTTGCAAGCCTTTGATGTTTAGTGAATTTCAAGATGCTGTTCAGAACTATTCtgttaaaaacaagtttagttaTGGTTTGTCACATCAACAG GTTGCAAAGCTTCTCCATTTGTTTTCTTCACAGAACAGGTTGCAGCTTCCTCAGAATCCAAGATTACAAGATGATCTCTCAGGGGACCTTGAGACTTCTTCTCTGGCTAAAGTAACTGATGTGCAGTCCAGCCCAAACAGCAGTTCATGTGGTTCATTCAGAAGCACTTGTCAAACATGTTCCTCCACCACTCTTGGGGAGCATACAGCATCACTGGGTGAAAAATTAATTGATCCTGAGGCATTAGTGCACAGAGGTCTACAATCAGACATCTCTGATGTGGCTAAGTCCGAGAGATCAAAATCTCCACTGCAATCTGGAGCAGATATGGCCACTGTCACCGTACCTGGCAACCAAGAAGCAATGCATGACCAATCTACTGATGACTATATACCTCTTCCCCAGGAGGAAGATACTTTTGAAGTTGTTGATGATCTATTTGGGTTGCTAAAAGATGAGAGCCACTCTTCTGAATCTAAGGGTACCAGTGACTCTGAAAACCATACTACTTTCCACCATGTTTATATTAGGAAGGAAGATGAATGCTATCCACCCATCTTAGATTCCAAACTCCGTGCTGACAGTGAAGGGCGAACAAGTGTGTTTTCTCGGTTAGTGAGAAAGAATGAAATCCACAACCATAGAAAAAGGTTCAAGACTGAAGCATTTCCACCAAGGAGTGCTGAGTTTAGCAATGCCCTTTCCCAGAGGAAAAAACAGCGGAAGGCACAGCATAACAGGCCATTTCCATGTCATAATGATGGAATGCTGGATATGCCTTCAGCTGATAGACTGAACAAAGCTCCAGCATCTAATCGTTCATTTGTCTGGACCAAGTCTTCTGGGGGAAAGCAGAGCGGAATTCAGACGGGCCTGGGTCCATTTCTATGTGAGGATGGAAATAAACAGGATGTATCTAGCAAACAACCTGCCAGATACAACACTTGTAAAAAGTCATTTGTTCCTCAAGGTTGTCCAAAATTGATAGTCTCCTGTGACAAAGGATTCAATATGCCCACAGTATTTGCTGGAGTACATGACTGCAATGAGGACAATGTTAAAGAAATGAGAACCCCGTTCTTGAACTGTAAATGGCCTGGTAAGGTGGTTTGCAGTAAGGATGTTGAGGGAgaaggaaggaagaagaagaggcaAGCAACAGCATCCTTCTATCAAGAGTATCCGAGTGACACTGCATTGATTCCTAAAGGCACCAAAACCATGGATATGCTTGCAGTACCTGATGAAAACTTTAAAGAGAAGAGCATCACTTTGTCGTCTAAGGACATACGTACTCAGTTAGCTATACCTTATCTTGATGACAAGGTGCGCCTGCAAGATGAACAGCAGCAAAGCTTTGAGTACGGTGAAGATGCCATATGTGATTCATCACTGATTCTTGAAGGTTCTAAAACTATGGAGACGTTGGATGAGCAGAGTTTTGGAGTTAGGAAGAGTTTATTGAGTGATGAAACTCAGAGTCATGTGGCTGCTGATTATTTGGGCACTGGAACATCCCTCCAACAGAAAGAAACACAAAGCATTAGGAGCTGCCATAGAGTGGTTAATGGTGATAAAATATTGCTCGTTGGAAAATCTGAAACCGTGGATTTCTTGCCAGGCCAtgatgaagattgtgaaaacaaGAAGATTTTACCTTCTGATGAGAGTGATAGGCTTGGTACCTCCTGTTATCTGGAAACTGAAATGCCCTTGCTGCAGAAACAAACACCAAATGTTCTGAGCTGTTCTGAAGTAGTTCATGATGATGAAGTGCTGATTCCAGAAATCCCTGAAGTTATGTCTCCTAAGTTTGATGCAGACTGTGGAAATCAGGTTATGAGTTTCTGTTCTGGTTATAGGGAAGAGGTATGCCATGCTAAAAACTATCGTGAAGTAGTCCCTAGTGATCCTGCACCAGTTCGTGAAGACTGTGGACCACCACTGCATGGAGACAGTGCAAAAAAGAATTTCTTATTTGATAAAACTTCAGAACATGTGTCTACAGGTCATCAAGATACTGTTATGCTCCCCCATGACGAACATAACCACAGCTGTTGCGGTGATACTTCGGCTGTTCTGGAATGTACCATTGTGGACACAGGTAGTGGGGATGGAGGAAGTGAACACAAGAACTCCTGTGATGAGAAAGATGGTGGAACTCTGTATTTGGTGACTGTTTGTAAAGACACTTTCTCATGTGATGGAAGTCGCAGTTGTGCACCTACAAATGATCAGGTATGCAGTGAAGTCATGCTGCTTAAAGACGAGGGGCAATACCAAAATCTCCAAAGCAACTCCAACTCTGTGGACTCCTTTGCAGTCTCATCTGAAGGCTGTGGAAGCAAGAGTGGGATATCTGTTCATCAGGTCGCTGATCTTGTCGGAACAAACGCAGAGTCCAGGACAAGTTTCGTCAATGACTTTTCAAGTGAATCTACCGAGACTTTCGGCGCTTCTGCTTTGGGTGGTGAAGAAGCAGACCGCAACGTCAACAGGTCGGAACCCTACGCAGAGCCACCCATACTTCAGCATGATCCTGGGGAAGCAATGGAACAGCTGTGA